One window of the Sphaerochaeta associata genome contains the following:
- a CDS encoding HAD family hydrolase, which translates to MGFLVDQGIRVLCLDIDGTLYPKRMLNSRMVRSSFPSLRLAMAFNWARAQYRRVQDVHPNLKPSREGLLDLQSRLVAGRLGRPLDELNLQKTRDSIERQFYRAWERSFRSIKAYEGMKEALTEAKRHGLVIAVFSDFPLARKLETLGISDLVDIAHSSEESGYLKPSSRAFSFLLERLAVPPAQVLFMGDSYSKDCQGAKRAGMYSCLITAKRKPVYPDADLVVGSWKEFASLVL; encoded by the coding sequence ATGGGGTTTTTGGTTGACCAAGGCATCAGGGTGCTGTGCCTCGATATTGATGGGACCCTCTACCCCAAGCGGATGCTCAACAGCAGAATGGTACGTTCCTCCTTTCCCTCGCTTCGTTTGGCGATGGCCTTCAATTGGGCTCGAGCCCAGTACCGCCGGGTCCAGGATGTGCATCCGAATCTGAAGCCGAGCAGGGAAGGCCTGCTTGACCTCCAATCCCGATTGGTTGCCGGCCGACTCGGCCGTCCTCTGGATGAGTTAAACCTGCAGAAGACCCGCGACTCCATCGAACGACAGTTCTATCGCGCTTGGGAGCGTTCCTTTCGTTCGATAAAAGCCTACGAAGGGATGAAAGAAGCTCTTACAGAGGCAAAACGACATGGGCTGGTCATCGCGGTGTTCAGCGATTTTCCGCTTGCCCGAAAATTGGAAACGCTGGGTATCTCCGATTTGGTGGATATAGCACACAGTTCGGAGGAGAGCGGATACCTGAAACCGAGCAGCCGTGCATTCTCTTTCTTGCTTGAACGTTTGGCAGTGCCACCGGCACAGGTTCTCTTTATGGGAGACAGTTATTCCAAGGATTGCCAGGGAGCGAAAAGAGCCGGTATGTACTCCTGCCTGATTACGGCAAAGCGAAAACCTGTCTACCCGGATGCCGACCTTGTAGTCGGCTCTTGGAAGGAGTTTGCTTCTCTGGTACTCTGA
- the der gene encoding ribosome biogenesis GTPase Der, translating into MTDSIISPPSDNVDTQVKIPVVSIIGRPNVGKSTLFNRLIGKRRAITDPTPGVTRDLIPERWLLGNHPVTLIDSGGVKVDRDSMDDLVAKKSLGLLAISDAIVFMMDCTEVTAEDRELLEYLRPYTDKIVLVVNKIDDPKREDLLWEYYEYGYQRILGISAAHGLGIEELEDTLLGMLDLVSLEEAPEEAERVKIAILGKPNTGKSTLTNLLVGKDISIVSEIAGTTRDVVMGSFNYKGTDFTVLDTAGIRRKSKVEEDVEYYSVNRAIKTIDEADVVLLMIDSVEGLADQDKKIANLIVRRGKGIILVLNKIDLLAGIGNELEAIKDRVRFLFPILNFAPITSISALQGQDIGKLLDMVWTVWKQLNKRVDTARLNESIKVWGEAYQPPRGSGGHYKVYYGTQISANPVKFLFFVNRIKEFPQIYIQYLKNCIRKDLGFTLIPIEIDLRERKRNPSLHDRGPKAPVNPTPQKEVKRNTGGKAIAKPKSTKPGNKASVDKARKRNEKQSSRKRG; encoded by the coding sequence ATGACCGATTCGATCATTTCACCACCATCTGACAACGTTGATACCCAGGTAAAGATTCCTGTGGTATCCATCATAGGACGGCCCAACGTGGGCAAGTCCACCCTCTTCAATCGCCTTATTGGAAAACGACGAGCCATCACCGATCCCACTCCCGGGGTTACCCGCGATTTGATTCCCGAGCGCTGGCTGTTGGGCAACCACCCGGTCACCCTCATCGATTCGGGTGGAGTCAAGGTCGACCGTGACAGCATGGATGACCTGGTGGCCAAGAAAAGCCTTGGCTTACTGGCCATCAGCGACGCCATTGTGTTCATGATGGATTGTACCGAAGTAACCGCCGAGGATCGGGAGCTCTTGGAGTACCTGCGCCCATACACCGATAAGATCGTCCTTGTGGTCAACAAGATCGATGACCCCAAGCGCGAGGACCTCTTGTGGGAGTACTACGAGTACGGGTATCAGCGTATTCTTGGTATCTCTGCAGCCCATGGTCTGGGTATCGAGGAATTGGAGGATACCCTGCTGGGAATGCTTGACCTGGTAAGTCTCGAAGAGGCTCCCGAGGAAGCAGAGAGGGTGAAGATTGCAATCTTGGGCAAACCGAATACCGGCAAATCCACCTTGACCAACCTGCTTGTCGGCAAGGACATCTCAATTGTGAGCGAAATTGCAGGCACTACGCGCGACGTCGTAATGGGTTCCTTCAACTACAAGGGAACAGACTTCACGGTACTCGATACTGCAGGTATCAGACGCAAGAGCAAGGTTGAGGAGGATGTCGAGTATTACTCTGTGAACCGGGCCATCAAAACCATCGATGAAGCCGATGTCGTCCTGTTGATGATTGACAGCGTCGAGGGTCTTGCAGACCAGGACAAGAAAATCGCCAATCTCATTGTACGCCGTGGGAAGGGCATTATTCTGGTTTTGAACAAAATCGACCTGCTTGCCGGAATCGGCAATGAACTTGAGGCGATCAAGGATCGTGTCAGATTCCTGTTCCCGATTCTCAACTTTGCACCGATTACCTCCATCAGCGCCTTGCAGGGCCAGGATATTGGAAAGTTGCTCGACATGGTCTGGACGGTTTGGAAACAACTGAACAAGCGTGTCGATACCGCTCGTCTCAACGAGTCCATCAAGGTCTGGGGTGAGGCTTATCAACCCCCGCGTGGAAGCGGCGGTCATTACAAGGTGTATTACGGAACCCAGATCAGCGCCAATCCGGTCAAATTCCTGTTCTTTGTGAACCGAATCAAGGAATTCCCGCAGATTTATATCCAATACCTGAAGAATTGCATCCGTAAGGATTTGGGGTTCACCCTCATTCCGATTGAAATTGATTTACGTGAGCGTAAGCGTAATCCTTCGTTGCATGACCGCGGGCCGAAAGCACCAGTCAATCCAACGCCGCAGAAAGAGGTGAAGAGAAATACTGGAGGAAAGGCGATTGCCAAGCCGAAGTCAACAAAGCCGGGCAACAAGGCATCGGTGGACAAGGCTCGCAAGCGTAACGAGAAGCAGAGCAGTCGGAAGCGAGGATAA
- the ptsP gene encoding phosphoenolpyruvate--protein phosphotransferase, with translation MRIFKGIAASEGLAKGKALVHHHASMTAEKQHILADGVSGELEKFRKALQTAKHTLQEHNASDISKESRDILETHLLMLEDPEYTQQIEAYITTNLVCAQWAIDSVTTSMVTLLEQTDDELLRERAVDFKDVSLYLIDAIKGKGQRRMEHLGEDVILVADILMPSELFAMDKTHILGICLDGGGRASHVAILVRAFNIPTVLAAGGASKTVNDGDEIIVDGTYGEAFIRPDHTVSQMLDERYARWQQHEVELHQMAVLSSTTTDGHEVLLKTNIQTSSEVEAAKACGASGIGLFRSEFLFMESLENPSEERQFEVYKQVIEAMAPKPVTIRTIDIGGDKVVSGLGIDEKNPILGWRAVRFCLSRKDIFTVQLRALLRASVYGKLQIMFPMISGVEELNAVLHLLEHVKGECRNEHIPFDPDIKVGTMIEVPSAALCADILAKKVDFFSIGTNDLIQYTIAVDRGNEKIAYLYQPFHPGVLRSIKMIVQMAHENNIPVSLCGEMASDPFCSVLLAGMGLDELSMGSQSLLQVRKILRSVSYKEAKALAEHVLDMDSYLTITTYIREWMHDRFDHFTTI, from the coding sequence ATGAGGATATTCAAGGGTATAGCAGCCTCCGAGGGGTTGGCGAAGGGAAAAGCGTTGGTGCATCATCATGCATCGATGACTGCAGAGAAGCAGCATATCCTGGCCGACGGGGTGTCAGGGGAGCTGGAAAAATTTCGGAAAGCCCTACAGACTGCGAAACACACATTGCAAGAGCACAATGCAAGCGATATCTCCAAGGAGTCGAGGGACATTCTGGAGACGCATCTGCTTATGCTTGAGGATCCTGAGTATACTCAGCAAATCGAAGCGTATATCACCACCAATCTGGTCTGCGCCCAATGGGCCATCGATTCGGTTACCACCAGCATGGTAACACTGCTCGAGCAGACGGATGATGAACTGCTTCGTGAACGGGCTGTGGATTTCAAGGATGTATCGTTGTACTTGATCGATGCGATCAAGGGCAAGGGCCAGCGACGGATGGAGCATCTGGGCGAGGATGTAATTCTCGTTGCCGATATTCTGATGCCCAGTGAACTCTTCGCCATGGACAAGACCCACATCCTGGGTATCTGTCTTGACGGCGGAGGTAGAGCCAGCCATGTAGCAATCCTGGTGCGTGCATTCAACATTCCCACCGTGCTCGCTGCAGGCGGGGCATCAAAGACTGTCAATGATGGTGATGAGATCATTGTTGACGGAACTTATGGCGAGGCGTTCATCAGGCCCGACCATACCGTTTCACAGATGCTTGATGAGCGGTATGCCCGTTGGCAGCAACACGAGGTCGAGCTGCATCAAATGGCTGTTCTGTCCAGCACCACTACCGATGGACACGAGGTATTGCTGAAGACCAACATTCAGACTTCCAGTGAGGTGGAAGCGGCCAAGGCTTGTGGTGCTTCGGGTATCGGTTTGTTCCGTTCCGAGTTTCTTTTTATGGAATCCTTGGAGAATCCATCGGAAGAACGACAGTTTGAAGTCTATAAACAAGTCATCGAGGCCATGGCCCCCAAGCCGGTAACCATCCGTACCATCGATATCGGTGGAGACAAGGTGGTCAGCGGTTTGGGTATCGATGAGAAGAACCCCATCCTCGGTTGGAGGGCGGTCAGGTTCTGTCTCTCTCGCAAGGATATCTTTACCGTTCAACTCAGGGCGTTGCTCCGCGCCAGTGTCTACGGAAAATTACAAATCATGTTCCCCATGATCAGCGGGGTTGAGGAGTTGAATGCTGTATTGCACCTCCTTGAACATGTCAAAGGTGAATGTCGAAATGAACACATACCCTTTGACCCCGACATCAAGGTGGGGACTATGATCGAGGTGCCTTCTGCAGCCTTGTGTGCAGATATTCTGGCCAAGAAAGTGGACTTTTTCTCTATTGGAACCAATGACCTGATCCAATACACCATCGCCGTTGATCGGGGAAATGAGAAGATTGCCTACCTGTATCAGCCATTTCACCCCGGGGTATTGCGATCAATTAAAATGATCGTCCAAATGGCCCACGAAAACAACATACCGGTGAGCCTCTGCGGGGAGATGGCTTCCGATCCTTTCTGTTCCGTGCTGTTGGCAGGAATGGGATTGGATGAATTGAGTATGGGGTCCCAAAGCCTGCTGCAGGTCCGCAAGATTCTTCGCTCCGTCTCCTACAAGGAGGCAAAGGCGCTTGCCGAACATGTGCTGGACATGGACTCCTATCTGACGATTACCACCTATATAAGGGAGTGGATGCATGACCGATTCGATCATTTCACCACCATCTGA
- a CDS encoding GerMN domain-containing protein, with protein MEDQILGEKPRKRHPLILFLIWVLFSLVVVALGYPRVRSSIEDSGVLEILKTSGLSSQSQANTRNVEVVFIQYPQTFKTFTVQQSRLGGSAYHDTFEALLSGPSLEILKTGAVSYIHADTTLIGVTLSSSILYVDLSKEYLLSPDLETARQQIRRTALAFQRVKDVVILVEGKQLS; from the coding sequence ATGGAAGACCAAATCCTCGGCGAAAAACCAAGAAAACGACACCCTTTGATACTCTTTCTCATATGGGTTCTCTTCTCCCTTGTGGTTGTGGCGCTCGGATACCCGCGCGTACGTTCATCCATCGAGGACAGCGGGGTGCTCGAGATTCTGAAAACCAGTGGTTTATCTTCGCAATCCCAGGCCAACACAAGAAATGTAGAGGTAGTCTTCATCCAATACCCCCAAACATTCAAAACGTTTACCGTTCAGCAGAGCCGTTTGGGAGGGAGTGCCTACCATGACACCTTCGAAGCCCTGCTTTCCGGTCCGTCACTGGAGATTCTCAAGACAGGAGCAGTCAGCTACATCCATGCCGATACCACGCTCATAGGAGTCACCCTCTCCTCAAGCATCCTCTATGTGGACCTCTCCAAGGAGTACCTGCTTTCACCGGACCTGGAGACGGCGCGGCAGCAGATACGCCGTACAGCCCTGGCTTTCCAACGTGTCAAGGATGTTGTAATTCTTGTCGAAGGGAAACAGCTCAGCTGA
- a CDS encoding TlyA family RNA methyltransferase gives MKVRKVALLQALGRQFDEYTKDQLTAFIVCRNVLVDGVLATDPRLLVDPNACFSFTFDAYVSRGGYKLEHALDTFGLDVQNLVMLDAGASTGGFTDCLLKRGATLVHSVDVGYNQLDWRLRIDERVVVHEKQNIMTLDSLEPECDAAVCDLSFRSIAGAARHILSLCKDGWLVSLIKPQFEVPKGLVNFNGVVQDRSVLVKVMRNVYDLLARDGVGMHRLAKSPITGHKGNTEFLSLLKMQPGLSKDEMTAQLEELLS, from the coding sequence ATGAAAGTCCGTAAGGTTGCACTGCTTCAGGCCCTCGGCCGGCAGTTTGACGAGTATACCAAGGACCAACTCACAGCCTTCATTGTATGCCGCAATGTATTGGTGGATGGTGTGCTTGCAACAGACCCGCGACTATTGGTCGATCCAAATGCTTGCTTCTCCTTCACCTTCGATGCCTACGTCTCCCGCGGCGGCTACAAGCTGGAGCATGCTCTGGACACATTTGGACTCGATGTACAAAATCTGGTGATGCTTGATGCAGGAGCCTCCACCGGAGGGTTTACCGATTGCCTGCTCAAACGTGGAGCCACTCTGGTCCACAGCGTCGATGTCGGGTACAACCAGCTCGATTGGCGGTTGAGAATCGATGAGCGGGTGGTTGTGCATGAGAAGCAGAACATCATGACCCTCGATTCCCTCGAGCCTGAGTGCGATGCAGCGGTCTGCGACCTCTCCTTTCGCTCGATTGCAGGAGCTGCTCGTCACATACTTTCCCTGTGCAAGGACGGATGGTTGGTCAGCTTGATTAAACCCCAGTTCGAGGTGCCCAAGGGTTTGGTGAACTTCAACGGCGTGGTGCAGGACCGTTCCGTCTTGGTCAAGGTCATGCGAAATGTGTATGACCTGCTTGCCCGGGACGGGGTGGGGATGCATCGTTTGGCAAAAAGCCCGATCACCGGCCACAAGGGAAATACCGAGTTTCTCTCCCTCTTGAAGATGCAGCCGGGCTTGAGCAAGGATGAGATGACTGCGCAGCTGGAAGAGCTGCTCAGCTGA
- a CDS encoding TIGR00282 family metallophosphoesterase codes for MADAKTCVALLLGDVCGQPGSRALFIGLHTLVKEYRADVVVVNGENAANGFGLSASLMDQFFALGISVITSGNHIWQQDDLRLLLDSEKRLLRPANYPPQAPGHGSVVVDIKNYKVAVLNLQGRQSMPSIDCPFRVGLDQVQRLKKQTPIILVDFHAENSEEKEALAFHLDGKVSAVVGTHTHVQTADEKILPGKTAYITDLGLCGPSASVIGSNPSVSIAKQLTQMPLRTEIADTAPLLQGVCITIDAVSGQALSIERFSRLYDI; via the coding sequence GTGGCTGATGCAAAAACATGTGTCGCCCTGCTGCTTGGGGATGTCTGCGGACAGCCCGGAAGCAGGGCTCTTTTTATCGGATTACACACGCTGGTCAAGGAGTACCGTGCTGATGTGGTCGTGGTCAACGGCGAAAATGCCGCTAATGGCTTCGGCCTTTCAGCCTCTCTGATGGATCAGTTTTTCGCTCTTGGAATCAGTGTGATAACCAGTGGGAATCATATCTGGCAGCAGGACGATCTCAGGCTGTTGCTGGATAGTGAGAAGCGCCTGCTCAGGCCGGCCAATTATCCTCCGCAGGCTCCTGGTCATGGTTCTGTAGTGGTGGATATCAAGAATTACAAGGTTGCAGTGTTGAACCTCCAGGGTCGTCAATCGATGCCGAGCATCGACTGTCCGTTCCGGGTTGGGTTGGACCAGGTGCAGCGCCTGAAAAAACAGACGCCCATCATCCTTGTAGATTTTCATGCAGAAAATTCTGAGGAAAAAGAGGCTCTTGCCTTCCATCTGGATGGCAAGGTATCTGCTGTTGTGGGAACACACACCCACGTACAGACTGCCGATGAGAAAATACTCCCCGGTAAAACCGCATACATCACCGACTTGGGCCTGTGTGGTCCGTCGGCAAGTGTCATCGGTTCCAATCCTTCCGTATCGATCGCAAAGCAACTTACGCAAATGCCTCTGCGTACCGAGATTGCCGACACCGCCCCCTTGCTGCAGGGGGTTTGCATCACGATCGATGCTGTAAGCGGGCAGGCTCTCTCCATCGAACGGTTCTCGAGGTTGTACGATATCTGA
- the rny gene encoding ribonuclease Y: MERILIILLSCLIGIILGWLSRWLYAKFKLTSVEQRAIRLNEEAIKEAEAKSKELLLETRDQLLKEQQQQEREARERRSELQRVERRILQKEENLEHKQAELDAIRKQLGDRESGLARKEQEVAEKEGGLITELERIAGLSADEAKNIIMETMYNDARRDAQLMINKIEQEAQLSADKKARDIVVTSIQRLATEVVGDVTISSVSLPSDEMKGRIIGREGRNIRTLETLTGVDVIIDDTPEAVVISCFDPVRKEIARVALERLVQDGRIHPARIEEVVNKVTKEIGRIIADEGEKVIFDLGIHNVGPETIRALGRLHFRTSYGQNVLSHSKEVAILSGMIASEIGANSELAMRSGLLHDIGKGIETESDANHAELGADMAKRLGEDPRVVNAILAHHNDTEPQTIEAVIVQIADAISAARPGARRETLDNYIKRLESLEQIAESFTGVDKAYAIQAGRELRILVNNDQVNDDGAKQIAKGIAGRIEAELRYPGRIKVTIIREMRVVEYAR, translated from the coding sequence ATGGAACGTATACTTATCATCCTCCTTAGTTGTCTTATTGGTATCATCTTAGGTTGGTTAAGCCGTTGGCTGTATGCGAAATTTAAGCTTACCTCGGTCGAACAAAGAGCGATCAGACTGAACGAGGAAGCGATAAAGGAAGCGGAAGCAAAGAGCAAAGAGCTCTTGCTTGAGACTCGGGATCAGTTGTTGAAAGAACAACAACAGCAGGAACGAGAGGCTAGGGAAAGACGGAGTGAACTGCAGCGTGTCGAGAGAAGAATCCTTCAGAAGGAAGAGAATCTTGAACACAAGCAGGCTGAATTGGATGCTATCAGGAAGCAATTAGGAGACCGGGAGTCTGGACTTGCCCGGAAAGAACAAGAGGTTGCCGAGAAAGAAGGCGGCCTGATTACTGAACTTGAACGCATTGCTGGATTGTCAGCTGATGAGGCAAAGAACATCATCATGGAGACAATGTACAACGATGCGAGGAGAGATGCGCAACTGATGATCAATAAGATCGAACAGGAAGCGCAGCTTTCCGCTGACAAAAAGGCTCGTGATATCGTTGTGACCTCAATCCAGAGGCTTGCCACAGAGGTCGTCGGTGATGTGACGATCAGTTCGGTGAGTCTGCCTAGTGACGAGATGAAAGGCAGGATTATTGGTCGGGAAGGAAGAAACATCCGTACCCTTGAGACCCTCACCGGTGTGGATGTCATTATCGATGACACTCCCGAGGCCGTGGTCATCTCCTGTTTCGACCCGGTTCGCAAGGAGATCGCCAGAGTCGCCTTGGAGCGCTTGGTCCAGGATGGACGAATCCATCCGGCCCGCATCGAAGAGGTGGTCAACAAGGTTACCAAGGAAATCGGCAGAATCATCGCCGACGAGGGAGAGAAGGTTATTTTCGATCTTGGCATCCACAATGTCGGGCCGGAAACAATCCGAGCCTTGGGCAGGCTTCATTTCAGAACCAGCTATGGTCAGAATGTACTTAGTCATTCCAAGGAAGTCGCCATTCTTTCAGGTATGATCGCCAGTGAGATCGGAGCGAATAGCGAACTTGCGATGCGCTCGGGCTTGCTGCATGACATCGGCAAGGGAATTGAGACCGAGAGCGATGCAAACCATGCAGAGCTTGGAGCCGATATGGCAAAGCGTCTTGGTGAGGATCCACGGGTGGTAAATGCCATCCTCGCCCATCACAATGATACTGAGCCGCAAACCATCGAAGCCGTCATCGTACAGATTGCCGATGCAATCAGTGCCGCCCGCCCTGGTGCACGCCGTGAAACGTTGGACAACTACATCAAGCGCCTTGAGTCTCTTGAGCAGATTGCTGAGAGCTTTACCGGCGTAGACAAGGCGTATGCCATCCAGGCCGGCCGTGAGCTGAGGATCCTGGTGAACAACGATCAGGTCAATGATGATGGAGCCAAGCAGATAGCCAAGGGCATCGCCGGGCGCATCGAAGCTGAGCTGAGGTATCCGGGTCGCATCAAGGTGACGATCATCCGTGAGATGAGAGTCGTCGAGTACGCTAGGTAG
- the rplQ gene encoding 50S ribosomal protein L17, whose product MKHRIGFNALSRTSSHRKALKRNMVTSLFRYERIETTKAKALEVRRMAEKMITRAKVDSVANRRLIARDITDEAIAAKLFTEIAPLFVERKGGYTRILKTGNRLGDAAEMVILELVEKTAKPEKKKAEKKSEKAEKKADKPAKKAEKSDDEEK is encoded by the coding sequence ATGAAGCATAGGATTGGATTCAATGCGCTTAGTAGGACCTCATCTCACCGTAAGGCCCTCAAGCGCAACATGGTGACCTCACTGTTCAGATATGAACGGATCGAGACCACCAAGGCAAAGGCTCTGGAAGTTCGCAGAATGGCAGAGAAGATGATTACCCGTGCGAAAGTCGACAGCGTTGCAAACCGCCGTTTGATCGCTCGGGACATCACCGATGAAGCTATTGCAGCAAAGCTTTTTACAGAGATCGCCCCCTTGTTTGTCGAGCGGAAGGGTGGGTATACCCGCATCCTGAAGACCGGCAACCGCCTCGGAGATGCTGCCGAGATGGTGATCCTCGAGCTGGTTGAGAAGACCGCAAAGCCCGAGAAGAAGAAGGCCGAAAAGAAGTCTGAGAAGGCTGAGAAGAAGGCCGACAAACCAGCCAAGAAGGCTGAGAAGAGTGACGACGAGGAAAAATAA